In a genomic window of Pedobacter sp. KBS0701:
- a CDS encoding HAD-IIIA family hydrolase, with the protein MNKAIFLDRDGVLNHEIYDYICRVEDFKILDYQIPVLKKFFDEGYLLIVITNQGGIALKRYTEQELAIMHQMLRNAFVAKGADIAGFYYCPHHPTVGGECKCRKPASGMILDAIDMYDIDPAQSVMIGDKPRDVEAANGAGVKGILIEPDEQISYEKVKEVLKRESLV; encoded by the coding sequence ATGAACAAAGCTATTTTTCTCGACCGCGATGGTGTACTTAACCACGAAATTTACGATTACATCTGCCGGGTTGAAGATTTTAAAATATTGGATTACCAGATCCCTGTACTCAAAAAATTCTTCGATGAAGGTTATTTGTTAATCGTAATCACCAACCAGGGCGGCATTGCACTGAAACGTTATACCGAACAGGAACTGGCCATTATGCACCAGATGTTAAGAAATGCTTTTGTGGCCAAAGGGGCCGATATTGCTGGCTTTTATTACTGTCCGCATCATCCAACTGTTGGCGGCGAATGCAAATGCAGAAAACCAGCATCGGGAATGATTTTAGATGCCATCGACATGTATGATATTGATCCGGCACAATCAGTTATGATCGGCGATAAACCCAGAGATGTTGAAGCAGCAAACGGGGCAGGAGTGAAGGGAATCCTGATTGAACCTGATGAGCAGATTAGCTATGAGAAGGTGAAAGAGGTATTGAAAAGAGAATCTTTAGTTTAG
- the fsa gene encoding fructose-6-phosphate aldolase yields MKFFIDTANLDQIKEAQDLGILDGVTTNPSLMAKEGITGDENVINHYKAICDIVDDNVSAEVISTTFDEIVKEGEALAALNPKIVVKVPMIKDGVKAIKYFSSKGIKTNCTLIFSAGQALLAAKAGATYVSPFLGRLDDISSDGLVLIEDIRTIFDNYGYETQILAASIRGPLHIVNCAKLGADVITAPLAAIVGLLKHPLTDSGLATFLADHAKAAGK; encoded by the coding sequence ATGAAATTTTTTATTGACACAGCAAATCTTGATCAAATCAAAGAAGCGCAAGATCTTGGCATTTTAGATGGCGTAACCACCAATCCTAGCTTAATGGCTAAAGAAGGTATTACCGGCGATGAAAATGTAATCAACCACTATAAAGCAATTTGCGATATCGTTGATGATAACGTAAGTGCAGAAGTAATTTCGACCACTTTTGACGAAATTGTTAAAGAAGGTGAAGCTTTAGCCGCTTTGAACCCGAAAATCGTAGTAAAAGTTCCGATGATTAAAGATGGTGTTAAAGCCATTAAATATTTCTCATCAAAAGGAATCAAAACCAACTGTACTTTAATTTTCTCTGCAGGCCAGGCATTATTGGCTGCAAAAGCCGGTGCTACTTACGTTTCTCCGTTTTTAGGTCGTTTAGATGATATTTCTAGTGATGGCTTGGTTTTAATTGAAGATATCAGAACTATTTTTGATAACTACGGTTACGAAACTCAAATCCTCGCAGCTTCAATCCGCGGACCATTGCACATTGTAAACTGTGCTAAACTAGGTGCTGATGTAATCACTGCTCCTTTGGCTGCAATTGTTGGCTTATTGAAACACCCATTAACTGATAGCGGTTTGGCTACTTTCTTAGCTGACCACGCTAAAGCAGCGGGTAAATAA
- the gltB gene encoding glutamate synthase large subunit yields MEPNSGLYDAQFEHDACGIGFVAHVKGRKSHQIISDALTILENLDHRGACGAEPNTGDGAGIMIQIPHEFFYDECLKAGFSLPETNNYGVGMLFMPKDIRSREECRELIYRAAEKLGLEILGFRKVDVDTTDIGNMALSVEPEIEQVFIARPYAVAPGADFERKLYIFKNYLIKLIVNTVHGGKDFYIVSLSAQTIIYKGQLTSLQVRTYFTDLSDKRMVSALGLVHSRFATNTFPSWRLAQPFRFIAHNGEINTLQGNLNWFRAGVKSFASAYFTPEELDMLLPVIDETNSDSGCLDNVIELLLHSGRTLPHVLMMLVPEAWDGNEDMDPVKRAFYEFHATLMEPWDGPAAIAFTDGKLIGATLDRNGLRPSRYAITSDDRVIMGSEAGALAIDQSTVIEKGRLTPGKMFVVDMEQGRIISDNEIKGEVCGKSPYADWINQYQIRLEELPEPRVMFTGLSTESIFKYQQVFGYSREDVDLLLKPMAIEGKEPIGSMGTDTPLAILSKRPQHLSSYFKQLFAQVTNPPIDPIREKVVMSLASFMGSNGNLLEENPLQAHCVAIKHPILTNQELEKLRSIDTGVFQAKTLQTYFRADGKPGAMAKALDRLCRYAVDAVEDGFQVIVLTDRAIDSEHAAMPSLLAVSAVHHHLIRKGYRGAVGIVIEAGDIWEVHHFATLLGFGVTAINPYLALETISEFKEESGLSTEQLTKNYIYAVNSGLLKIFSKMGISTLQSYQGAQIFEILGLNKQVVNTYFTGAVSRIGGLGLDEIAKETLIKHHRSFGPLTQTENLLPAGGTYKFRRKGEAHLFNPQTIHLLQNATRKNDYNIFKQYSKLVNEQTQQAYTIRGLFEFNYSRPSVPLNEVESTEAILKRFATGAMSFGSISHEAHSTLAIAMNRIGGKSNTGEGGEDEMRYTKLPNGDSMRSAIKQVASARFGVTSYYLTNADELQIKMAQGAKPGEGGQLPGHKVDDWIAKVRHSTPGVGLISPPPHHDIYSIEDLAQLIFDLKNANRAARINVKLVSKAGVGTIAAGVAKAHADVILVSGFDGGTGASPLTSIQHAGLPWELGLAEAHQTLVKNKLRNRIVLQTDGQLKTGRDIAIAALLGAEEWGVATAALVTSGCIMMRKCHLNTCPVGVATQDPELRKLFTGDADHVVNLFYFLAEELREIMAELGFRTIHEMIGQADILKVRELPAEDWKLKHLDLSAILYKAEENGLPLFNTEGQDHGLDQVLDHQLIAAAQPAIDNNEPVFASFEVKNTDRALGTMLSNEISKVHLGAGLPPDTINFKFVGSAGQSFGAFNTRGVTLSLEGEANDYVGKGLSGARLAIYPFSNSTFIPEQNIIIGNVALYGATSGELFARGKAGERFAVRNSGATAVVEGVGDHGCEYMTGGEVLILGDTGSNFAAGMSGGVAWIYDANGTFERKCNKEMVDLDPLQAEDEERILALLKAHIRLTDSKVAEFILSDWKTQSAHFVKVFPKEYKAVLSKRNQQVKTH; encoded by the coding sequence ATGGAACCAAACAGTGGATTGTACGATGCGCAATTTGAACACGATGCCTGCGGTATTGGGTTCGTTGCACATGTGAAAGGGCGAAAATCGCATCAAATCATCTCTGATGCACTTACTATTTTAGAGAATCTAGATCATAGAGGAGCATGTGGAGCAGAACCAAATACAGGCGATGGTGCAGGTATTATGATTCAGATTCCTCACGAATTTTTTTACGACGAATGCTTAAAAGCTGGCTTTAGCCTGCCTGAAACCAATAATTATGGTGTAGGTATGTTATTTATGCCAAAGGATATCAGATCGAGAGAAGAGTGCAGAGAATTGATTTACCGTGCCGCCGAAAAACTTGGCCTGGAAATTTTAGGTTTTAGAAAAGTTGATGTCGACACTACGGATATTGGCAATATGGCCCTTTCTGTTGAACCGGAAATTGAGCAGGTGTTTATTGCCCGTCCTTATGCAGTAGCACCAGGAGCAGATTTCGAGCGTAAACTTTATATTTTTAAAAATTACCTGATTAAACTGATCGTGAACACCGTTCACGGAGGTAAAGATTTTTATATCGTTTCGCTTTCTGCGCAAACCATTATCTATAAAGGTCAGCTCACTTCATTACAGGTACGTACCTATTTTACAGATCTGAGTGATAAGCGCATGGTTTCAGCTTTAGGCTTGGTTCACTCGCGTTTTGCAACCAATACCTTCCCTTCGTGGAGGTTGGCCCAACCATTCCGCTTTATTGCGCATAATGGTGAGATCAACACTTTGCAGGGAAATTTAAACTGGTTTAGGGCAGGTGTTAAATCTTTTGCTTCTGCTTATTTTACACCAGAAGAACTGGACATGTTACTGCCTGTAATTGACGAAACGAATTCAGATTCAGGCTGTTTAGATAATGTTATTGAATTATTACTTCACTCCGGAAGAACCCTGCCTCATGTATTAATGATGTTGGTGCCGGAGGCCTGGGATGGTAACGAAGATATGGACCCGGTAAAAAGGGCATTCTATGAGTTCCATGCTACTTTAATGGAGCCATGGGATGGACCTGCAGCGATTGCTTTTACTGACGGTAAATTAATCGGCGCTACTTTAGATCGTAACGGTCTTCGTCCTTCCCGTTATGCCATTACTTCAGATGACCGTGTAATTATGGGTTCTGAGGCTGGTGCGCTAGCCATCGATCAAAGTACAGTAATCGAAAAAGGCCGTTTAACGCCAGGCAAAATGTTCGTGGTGGATATGGAGCAGGGCAGAATTATCAGCGATAACGAAATTAAAGGAGAAGTTTGCGGCAAGAGCCCTTATGCCGATTGGATTAACCAATATCAGATCCGTTTGGAGGAATTACCGGAACCACGTGTAATGTTTACTGGCTTATCTACCGAATCTATATTTAAATACCAGCAGGTTTTTGGTTATAGCAGGGAAGATGTAGATCTTTTACTTAAACCAATGGCCATTGAAGGTAAAGAACCAATCGGTTCAATGGGTACCGATACACCATTGGCTATTTTATCAAAACGTCCACAACATTTATCTTCTTATTTCAAACAGTTATTTGCACAGGTAACCAATCCGCCAATAGACCCGATCCGCGAAAAGGTAGTGATGAGTTTGGCCAGTTTTATGGGTAGTAACGGTAATCTTTTAGAAGAAAATCCACTACAAGCACATTGCGTTGCCATTAAACATCCTATTTTAACCAACCAGGAATTAGAGAAGTTAAGAAGTATTGATACAGGTGTTTTCCAGGCGAAAACTTTACAAACCTATTTCAGAGCTGATGGCAAGCCTGGTGCTATGGCTAAAGCCTTAGACCGTTTGTGCCGTTATGCGGTCGATGCGGTTGAGGATGGTTTCCAGGTAATTGTATTAACTGACAGGGCTATTGATTCTGAGCATGCTGCAATGCCTTCTTTACTAGCCGTTTCTGCTGTACACCATCATTTAATCCGCAAAGGATACCGTGGGGCTGTAGGTATTGTAATAGAGGCTGGTGATATCTGGGAAGTACATCATTTCGCCACTTTATTGGGCTTTGGTGTTACCGCAATTAACCCTTACCTGGCTTTAGAAACCATTAGTGAATTTAAAGAAGAATCGGGCTTATCAACAGAGCAGCTTACCAAGAACTATATCTACGCTGTAAATAGCGGTTTACTTAAAATTTTCTCGAAAATGGGCATCTCAACCTTGCAGTCTTATCAAGGTGCACAGATTTTCGAGATTTTAGGTTTAAATAAACAAGTGGTAAATACTTATTTTACGGGTGCTGTTTCTCGTATTGGTGGCTTAGGCCTGGATGAAATTGCAAAAGAAACGTTAATTAAACATCACCGCAGTTTTGGCCCGCTAACACAAACCGAAAACTTGTTGCCAGCAGGTGGAACATATAAATTCCGCCGTAAAGGTGAAGCGCATTTGTTTAATCCGCAGACCATTCACTTATTACAGAATGCTACGCGTAAAAACGATTACAATATCTTCAAACAATACTCTAAGTTGGTGAATGAGCAAACGCAACAGGCTTATACCATCCGTGGATTGTTCGAATTTAACTATAGCCGTCCTTCAGTTCCTTTAAATGAGGTAGAATCAACCGAAGCAATTTTAAAAAGATTTGCAACAGGAGCAATGTCCTTCGGTTCCATTTCTCACGAGGCACACTCTACTTTGGCAATTGCCATGAACCGTATCGGCGGCAAAAGCAATACCGGAGAAGGTGGTGAAGATGAAATGCGTTATACTAAATTGCCAAATGGTGATAGCATGCGCTCAGCCATTAAACAAGTTGCTTCTGCACGTTTTGGTGTAACGAGTTATTATTTAACCAATGCTGATGAGTTACAGATTAAAATGGCTCAGGGTGCTAAACCGGGAGAAGGTGGTCAATTACCAGGACACAAAGTGGATGATTGGATTGCAAAAGTTCGTCACTCTACACCAGGGGTTGGTTTAATTTCACCTCCACCTCACCACGATATTTATTCGATCGAAGATTTGGCTCAGTTAATTTTCGATTTAAAAAATGCCAATCGTGCCGCAAGAATTAATGTTAAACTGGTTTCGAAAGCTGGTGTAGGTACCATTGCTGCAGGTGTGGCTAAAGCACATGCAGATGTGATTTTGGTATCTGGTTTTGATGGTGGAACCGGAGCATCTCCGCTTACGTCAATCCAACATGCAGGTTTACCTTGGGAACTTGGATTAGCAGAAGCGCACCAAACTTTGGTAAAAAATAAATTGCGTAACCGTATTGTGTTACAAACCGATGGACAGCTTAAAACAGGCAGAGATATCGCTATTGCTGCATTATTAGGTGCCGAAGAATGGGGTGTTGCTACAGCAGCATTGGTAACTTCGGGATGTATTATGATGCGTAAATGCCATTTAAATACTTGTCCGGTTGGCGTTGCAACACAGGATCCGGAATTAAGAAAATTATTTACCGGTGATGCAGATCATGTAGTGAACTTATTTTATTTCCTTGCGGAAGAATTACGTGAGATTATGGCTGAATTAGGTTTCAGAACCATCCACGAAATGATTGGCCAGGCTGATATCTTAAAAGTACGCGAACTGCCTGCTGAAGACTGGAAACTGAAACACCTTGATTTATCAGCTATCTTATATAAGGCAGAAGAAAATGGCTTGCCTTTATTTAATACGGAAGGCCAGGATCATGGTTTGGATCAGGTTTTAGATCATCAGTTAATTGCTGCAGCACAACCTGCTATTGACAATAATGAGCCTGTATTTGCCAGTTTCGAAGTTAAAAATACCGACCGTGCATTGGGCACCATGTTATCAAATGAAATATCTAAAGTCCATTTAGGTGCTGGTTTACCTCCCGATACGATCAACTTTAAATTTGTTGGTTCGGCCGGACAGAGTTTTGGTGCTTTCAATACCCGCGGGGTAACCTTGTCACTGGAAGGTGAGGCGAACGATTATGTGGGTAAAGGATTATCGGGTGCCAGATTGGCTATTTATCCTTTTTCTAATTCAACTTTTATCCCTGAACAAAATATCATTATTGGTAACGTAGCCCTTTATGGTGCAACTTCCGGTGAGTTATTTGCCCGTGGCAAAGCGGGTGAGCGTTTTGCTGTACGTAACTCTGGTGCAACAGCTGTTGTGGAAGGAGTAGGCGATCACGGGTGTGAATACATGACTGGTGGTGAAGTGCTGATTCTGGGTGATACCGGAAGCAATTTCGCCGCAGGTATGAGTGGTGGTGTAGCCTGGATTTATGATGCCAATGGCACTTTTGAACGCAAGTGCAATAAAGAAATGGTTGATTTAGATCCACTGCAAGCTGAAGATGAAGAACGCATTTTAGCTTTGCTTAAAGCGCATATTCGTCTGACTGATAGTAAAGTAGCTGAGTTTATCTTAAGCGACTGGAAAACACAATCTGCTCATTTCGTAAAAGTATTCCCTAAAGAATACAAAGCAGTTTTAAGCAAACGTAACCAACAAGTAAAAACACACTAG
- a CDS encoding glutamate synthase subunit beta: MGKVTGFQEYDRVAPTREEAATRVKHYGEFLNNLPSQELNNQAARCMDCGVPFCQSGCPLGNVIPEFNDAVYQGKWELAANILLSTNNFPEFTGRICPAPCESACVLSINRPPVSIEEIEKHIIEIAFEKGFIKAKAPLIRTGKKVAVIGSGPAGLAAAAQLNKVGHEVTVFERDDAPGGLLRYGIPDFKLQKNVVDRRIDLMKEEGIIFKCNANVGENVEIGTLLRDFNAIVLAGGSTIPRDLPIDGRSAKGVHFAMDFLKQQNKRVASRTVEAEDIMATGKNVIVIGGGDTGSDCIGTSNRHGAKSVTQFEIMPMPPQARNEHMPWPNYPMLLKNTSSHEEGAQRAWSVNTKNFIADEKGNLKALKVVDVEWEIDANGRPVTFKEVAGTERDLPCELVLLAMGFLHPQKEGLIEKLGIELDNRGNVKASEHTYQTNIAKIFAAGDVRRGQSLVVWAISEGREAARKVDEYLMGTTKLASKDAVAYA, encoded by the coding sequence ATGGGAAAAGTAACAGGATTTCAAGAATACGATAGAGTTGCGCCCACTAGAGAAGAGGCTGCAACACGTGTAAAACATTACGGTGAATTTTTAAATAATTTACCTTCACAAGAATTAAACAATCAGGCTGCCCGTTGTATGGATTGCGGTGTACCTTTCTGCCAATCAGGCTGCCCGCTGGGTAACGTGATACCAGAATTTAACGACGCTGTTTATCAGGGAAAATGGGAATTAGCTGCCAATATTTTATTAAGCACCAATAATTTTCCTGAATTTACTGGTAGAATTTGCCCTGCGCCATGCGAATCTGCATGTGTGTTAAGCATCAACCGTCCGCCGGTTTCAATTGAGGAAATTGAAAAACACATTATTGAAATAGCTTTCGAAAAAGGGTTTATCAAAGCAAAAGCACCATTAATCAGAACTGGTAAAAAAGTAGCTGTAATTGGTTCAGGTCCGGCAGGCTTAGCTGCTGCTGCTCAGTTAAATAAAGTTGGACATGAGGTTACGGTTTTCGAACGTGATGATGCTCCGGGTGGTTTACTGAGGTACGGTATTCCTGATTTCAAGCTACAGAAAAATGTAGTAGATCGCCGTATCGATTTGATGAAAGAAGAAGGGATTATTTTTAAATGTAATGCCAATGTGGGCGAGAATGTTGAGATAGGTACTTTGTTACGCGATTTTAACGCGATTGTACTGGCTGGTGGTTCAACTATTCCGCGCGATTTACCTATTGATGGCCGTTCGGCTAAAGGTGTGCACTTTGCAATGGATTTCCTGAAACAACAAAATAAACGTGTAGCGAGCAGAACTGTTGAAGCAGAAGATATTATGGCTACCGGTAAAAATGTAATCGTAATTGGTGGTGGCGATACGGGATCTGACTGTATTGGTACTTCAAACCGTCATGGGGCGAAATCAGTTACACAATTCGAGATTATGCCAATGCCACCACAGGCACGTAACGAGCACATGCCCTGGCCAAATTACCCAATGTTATTAAAAAATACTTCTTCTCACGAGGAAGGTGCACAACGGGCTTGGTCAGTTAATACCAAAAACTTTATTGCTGATGAGAAAGGAAACCTTAAGGCGCTAAAAGTAGTTGATGTGGAATGGGAAATTGATGCGAACGGGCGTCCGGTTACTTTTAAAGAAGTAGCTGGTACCGAGAGGGATCTTCCATGCGAACTGGTATTATTAGCAATGGGTTTCTTACATCCTCAAAAAGAAGGTTTAATTGAGAAATTAGGTATAGAGTTAGATAACCGCGGAAACGTAAAAGCATCTGAACATACTTACCAAACCAATATTGCAAAGATTTTTGCTGCAGGTGATGTTCGCCGTGGACAATCATTGGTGGTTTGGGCCATCTCAGAAGGTAGAGAAGCTGCCCGTAAGGTAGACGAATACTTAATGGGAACAACTAAACTGGCATCGAAAGATGCAGTTGCATACGCTTAG
- a CDS encoding DUF763 domain-containing protein: protein MKRSGSADLPLHYGHVPPWLAQRMATLGLAITEAILMEYGKAEVIRRLSSPFWFQSLGAVMGMDWHSSGITTSVMGALKKSINPLSKELGIYICGGKGKHSRETPNELLKIADKTGLNGTELVRASKLSAKVDNTAIQDGFQLYLHSFILSNEGDWAVVQQGMSDNSATARRYHWHSENLKSFVEEPHTGICGINQGQILNLTANDADQARQSMMSMTAESPTRMLSEIQKLVLPDHHDVKSKDVDLKRLGSILWLAQEKQPSDFEELLLLEGMGPRTLQSMALVSEVIYGTPSRFTDPARYSFAHGGKDGHPFPVPVNVYDETISVLQKAIEKAKIGNTDKQQAIKSLHQIARNAEKDFVPNMDFEKVIQKERAESWKYGGRTVFGKEKPPINEQLKLF, encoded by the coding sequence TTGAAAAGATCAGGAAGCGCAGATTTACCATTACATTATGGCCATGTACCACCGTGGCTGGCGCAGCGTATGGCCACACTTGGACTAGCTATAACGGAAGCCATCCTGATGGAATATGGTAAAGCAGAAGTAATACGTCGTTTAAGCAGTCCTTTTTGGTTTCAGAGTTTAGGTGCGGTAATGGGGATGGATTGGCATTCATCAGGAATTACAACTTCAGTAATGGGTGCTTTAAAGAAATCAATTAATCCATTATCAAAAGAATTGGGAATTTACATCTGTGGAGGCAAAGGAAAACACAGCAGGGAAACGCCAAATGAGCTTTTAAAAATTGCTGATAAAACGGGGTTAAATGGAACTGAATTGGTTCGCGCGAGTAAACTTAGTGCAAAAGTAGACAATACTGCCATTCAGGATGGCTTTCAACTGTACCTTCATAGTTTTATTTTAAGTAATGAAGGCGATTGGGCAGTAGTGCAGCAAGGCATGAGCGACAATAGTGCTACAGCCAGAAGATACCATTGGCATTCTGAAAACTTAAAATCTTTTGTAGAAGAACCCCATACGGGAATCTGTGGCATTAATCAAGGTCAGATCCTAAACTTAACGGCTAATGATGCTGATCAGGCGAGGCAGAGCATGATGAGTATGACAGCTGAATCTCCCACGAGGATGCTTAGTGAAATACAAAAGTTGGTACTACCCGATCATCATGATGTAAAATCGAAAGATGTAGATTTAAAACGTTTGGGAAGTATTTTGTGGCTGGCACAGGAAAAACAACCCAGCGATTTTGAAGAATTATTATTACTAGAAGGCATGGGACCAAGGACCTTACAATCTATGGCTTTAGTGAGTGAGGTGATTTACGGTACGCCTTCCCGGTTTACTGATCCTGCGCGTTATTCTTTCGCACATGGTGGCAAAGATGGCCATCCCTTCCCTGTTCCGGTAAATGTTTATGATGAGACCATAAGTGTTTTGCAAAAAGCAATTGAAAAAGCGAAGATTGGAAATACAGATAAACAGCAAGCGATAAAATCGCTCCATCAAATTGCCCGTAATGCAGAAAAAGACTTTGTTCCAAATATGGATTTTGAAAAGGTAATTCAAAAAGAACGTGCTGAAAGCTGGAAATACGGTGGCAGAACAGTTTTTGGGAAAGAAAAGCCACCAATAAATGAGCAGTTGAAGTTGTTTTAA
- a CDS encoding metallophosphoesterase, giving the protein MRKFLQRLLSAWIIRMSNRFGSRPNRKRIHEALNKLYKTINTSPGKRGLIFEVTNTDKFIILSDQHKGARDYADDFTLAEKNYLKALEYYNLQDFHYINLGDSEELWENLLESVIKHNKETFEAEKAFISKNHFTKIFGNHDLYWDNDPLAGFNLNRIYGTKIRIYEGAILRMRVGKSKLDIFLTHGHQGDLQSDGNWFSKWFVSTIWAPLQSYLQINPNTPAYNNQLKTAHNALMYSWAATKKNLALITGHTHQPVFASLTHLERIYVNLNKAKKEKNAEGLAVLNAELRKLIKEGDKAPSFGKYKPGYFNSGCCCFSDGDMTGIEIENGFIRLIKWSYHRNAIPERILLEEMKLSELLDLNLFNG; this is encoded by the coding sequence ATGCGAAAATTCTTACAACGTTTACTCAGTGCCTGGATTATTCGGATGTCGAATAGATTTGGGTCAAGGCCCAACCGTAAACGTATCCATGAAGCTTTAAATAAACTTTATAAAACTATAAATACCAGCCCCGGGAAACGGGGACTTATTTTTGAAGTTACCAATACTGATAAATTCATCATTCTGTCAGATCAGCATAAAGGTGCCCGCGATTATGCTGACGATTTCACTTTAGCTGAAAAGAATTACCTGAAGGCACTTGAATATTACAACCTGCAGGATTTCCATTATATAAATCTGGGAGATAGCGAGGAGCTTTGGGAAAATTTACTCGAATCTGTAATTAAACACAATAAGGAAACGTTCGAAGCAGAGAAAGCCTTTATTTCAAAAAATCATTTTACAAAGATATTTGGCAACCATGATTTATATTGGGATAATGATCCTTTAGCAGGATTTAACCTCAATAGAATTTACGGAACTAAAATCCGTATTTACGAAGGAGCAATTTTACGGATGCGAGTGGGAAAAAGTAAACTTGATATTTTCCTGACCCACGGACATCAGGGAGACTTGCAAAGTGACGGAAACTGGTTTAGCAAATGGTTTGTAAGTACAATTTGGGCTCCATTGCAATCGTACCTTCAAATTAACCCGAATACGCCTGCATATAACAACCAACTTAAAACAGCACATAATGCATTGATGTACAGCTGGGCAGCTACAAAAAAGAACCTTGCTTTAATTACAGGACATACACATCAACCGGTTTTTGCTTCGTTAACACACCTGGAACGGATTTACGTAAACCTGAATAAAGCCAAAAAAGAAAAAAATGCTGAAGGTCTTGCTGTTTTAAATGCAGAGCTTCGTAAGCTGATAAAAGAAGGAGATAAAGCACCAAGCTTTGGCAAATATAAACCTGGTTACTTCAATAGCGGATGTTGTTGTTTTAGTGATGGCGATATGACTGGTATCGAAATTGAGAACGGCTTTATAAGATTAATAAAATGGTCGTATCATAGAAATGCTATTCCTGAAAGGATTTTACTCGAAGAAATGAAACTCAGCGAATTATTAGATTTAAACTTATTTAATGGGTAA
- a CDS encoding sensor histidine kinase KdpD produces the protein MNIDQAENNPHSNENLHLAKLSYYDILDTPAENAFDQLTQLAAAIFEVPHAGICFQASEKIFIKSQIGSSFPDESVFYVSAPFITPDGFDIGQIYAAGDQPKAATEKQLSMLKLLADMVIEKLESRIAIRKALRAYDDRLHVLVHDLKNPMTTISLQSELLGRIPGIDERASLIAEKINTQSKRMIDNLEGLLSSARKEAHSFKPKKTKVDLKELIEEVKFNLDLALKQKNQTVLIDIEAPLEIFGDADKLKVIFSQLLDNAIKFSPKGKETKISHQTVENEVTIAIKDNGVGLTEYDLDKIFLKFATLTAVPTDHENTYGLGLITVNALVDIHKGKLWVESEGKDSGTTFFVTLPIK, from the coding sequence ATGAATATCGATCAAGCAGAAAATAACCCTCATTCAAATGAAAATTTGCATCTGGCAAAATTAAGTTATTATGATATCCTGGATACACCTGCCGAAAATGCTTTTGATCAGTTAACGCAATTGGCCGCTGCTATTTTTGAGGTCCCTCATGCAGGTATCTGTTTTCAGGCTTCCGAAAAAATATTCATAAAATCTCAGATCGGTTCATCGTTTCCTGATGAATCTGTTTTTTATGTTAGCGCACCATTCATCACACCTGATGGATTTGATATTGGCCAGATTTACGCTGCAGGCGACCAACCTAAAGCGGCTACAGAAAAACAACTCAGTATGTTGAAATTACTGGCTGATATGGTAATAGAAAAACTGGAATCCAGAATTGCGATCAGAAAGGCTTTAAGGGCTTATGATGATCGTTTACATGTACTTGTTCATGATCTTAAAAACCCGATGACGACCATTTCACTTCAATCTGAGTTATTAGGACGGATTCCTGGCATTGATGAAAGAGCTAGCCTGATTGCGGAAAAGATCAATACGCAATCTAAAAGAATGATCGACAATCTGGAAGGTCTTTTGAGTTCCGCCCGTAAGGAAGCCCATTCATTTAAGCCAAAAAAAACAAAAGTTGACCTAAAAGAATTAATTGAAGAAGTAAAGTTTAATTTGGATTTAGCGCTTAAACAGAAAAATCAAACCGTTTTGATCGATATTGAAGCTCCGCTTGAAATTTTTGGTGATGCTGACAAACTTAAGGTCATTTTTAGCCAGTTGCTTGATAATGCTATTAAATTTTCTCCAAAAGGAAAGGAAACTAAAATATCACATCAAACCGTAGAAAATGAAGTAACTATTGCCATAAAAGACAATGGTGTTGGATTAACAGAGTACGATCTTGATAAAATTTTCTTAAAATTTGCAACATTAACTGCTGTACCTACAGATCATGAAAATACTTATGGCCTGGGTCTAATCACCGTAAATGCTTTAGTGGATATACATAAGGGAAAGCTTTGGGTAGAAAGCGAAGGAAAAGATTCAGGTACAACATTTTTCGTAACGTTACCCATTAAATAA